A single genomic interval of Zingiber officinale cultivar Zhangliang chromosome 4A, Zo_v1.1, whole genome shotgun sequence harbors:
- the LOC121972296 gene encoding uncharacterized protein LOC121972296, translating to MADCSRTMKELATPDEAFKYSCITYPILAGDFELRSGLIHLLPKYQGLSGEDPNRHLHEFHVVCSTMKPQGISEEDIKLRAFPFSLTGATKDWLYYLPPGFITSWIDMKKAFLEKFFSASSTATIRKSICGIQQVVGETLYDYWERFKKLCSSCPQHQISEQLLVQYFYESLLPMNKSMIDAAAGGALVNKTPEQARELISNMAENSQQFGSRALTTRGVGKVQMVSNKQKEIKNSLIEVTLVKQLALNNATQSSVVPNMQFPFKQSVVCSICSSQDHLSELCPNLHQDESLAAFSIAQFQQKYDPHSSTYNPGWRDHPNLKYGNSFYQQPSSNQHFSHTSSNFQQLQQGFQQQNQNF from the coding sequence ATGGCTGATTGTAGCAGAACAATGAAGGAGCTTGCAACTCCTGATGAGGCTTTTAAGTATTCATGCATCACTTATCCAATTCTAGCTGGTGATTTTGAGTTGAGATCAGGATTGATCCATTTGCTTCCAAAATATCAAGGATTATCTGGAGAAGACCCAAATAGACATTTGCATGAATTCCATGTGGTTTGTTCAACCATGAAGCCACAAGGAATTTCAGAAGAGGATATTAAGCTAAGGGCTTTTCCATTTTCACTTACTGGAGCAACgaaagattggttgtattatttGCCACCAGGATTCATCACTTCTTGGATTGATATGAAAAAGGCTTTCTTGGAGAAATTCTTTTCAGCCTCAAGTACTGCAACTATTAGGAAAAGCATTTGTGGGATTCAACAAGTGGTGGGAGAGACACTTTATGATTATTGGGAGAGATTCAAGAAACTATGTTCAAGTTGTCCTCAACACCAAATCAGTGAGCAGTTATTAGTCCAATACTTCTATGAGAGTTTATTACCTATGAACAAAAGTATGATAGATGCAGCAGCTGGAGGAGCTTTAGTGAACAAAACTCCAGAGCAAGCACGGGAGCTAATTTCGAACATGGCTGAAAATTCACAGCAATTTGGAAGTAGAGCACTCACTACTAGAGGAGTTGGTAAAGTTCAAATGGTTTCAAATAAACAAAAGGAGATAAAGAATTCATTGATTGAAGTTACATTGGTGAAACAATTAGCTTTGAACAATGCTACTCAGTCTTCTGTTGTTCCTAATATGCAATTTCCATTCAAACAAAGTGTAGTTTGTAGCATTTGTTCGAGTCAAGATCATCTTTCAGAACTTTGTCCGAATCTCCATCAAGATGAATCTTTAGCAGCTTTCTCTATAGCTCAATTCCAACAAAAATATGATCCTCACTCTTCCACATACAATCCGGGGTGGAGAGATCATCCAAATTTGAAGTATGGAAATTCATTCTATCAACAACCATCTTCAAATCAGCATTTCAGCCATACTTCCAGTAATTTCCAACAACTTCAGCAAGGGTTCCAGCAGCAGAATCAGAATTTCTAG